One genomic region from Streptomyces sp. NBC_01431 encodes:
- a CDS encoding thiamine-phosphate kinase, with translation MKGTVGELGEFGLIRELTSRLTSTPAVRLGPGDDAAVVTAPDRRVVASTDILLEGRHFRRDWSTAYDVGRKAAAQNLADIAAMGAVPTAILLGLVVPAELPVTWPTELMDGIRDECQVAGAAVVGGDVVRGDTITVAITALGDLRNHEPVTRAGAQPGDVVAVTGWLGWSAAGYAVLSRGFRSPRAFVEAHRRPEPPYHAGPAAAGLGATAMTDVSDGLVADLGHIAEASKVRIDLRSGLIDIPTQMSDIGQAVGVDPLQWVLTGGEDHAIVATFPPDVKLPARWKVIGEVLNPSALPTVTVDGAPWTSKGGWDHFGDDPA, from the coding sequence GTGAAAGGCACTGTGGGCGAGTTGGGGGAATTCGGGCTCATCAGGGAGCTGACCTCCCGGCTCACCTCCACCCCCGCGGTACGGCTGGGGCCCGGCGACGACGCCGCGGTCGTCACCGCACCCGACCGCAGGGTGGTCGCCAGCACGGACATCCTCCTGGAGGGGCGGCACTTCCGGCGCGACTGGTCGACGGCGTACGACGTGGGCCGCAAGGCGGCCGCGCAGAACCTGGCCGACATCGCCGCCATGGGCGCCGTGCCGACCGCGATCCTGCTCGGCCTGGTCGTACCGGCCGAACTGCCGGTCACCTGGCCCACCGAGCTGATGGACGGCATCCGCGACGAGTGCCAGGTCGCGGGCGCGGCCGTGGTCGGCGGCGACGTCGTGCGCGGGGACACCATCACCGTCGCCATCACCGCACTCGGCGACCTGCGCAACCACGAGCCGGTGACCCGGGCCGGCGCCCAGCCCGGCGACGTGGTCGCGGTGACGGGCTGGCTCGGCTGGTCGGCGGCGGGCTACGCGGTCCTGTCGCGCGGGTTCCGCTCACCGCGCGCCTTCGTCGAGGCCCACCGCCGTCCGGAGCCCCCGTACCACGCGGGCCCCGCCGCCGCCGGGCTCGGTGCCACCGCCATGACCGACGTCAGCGACGGTCTGGTCGCCGACCTCGGCCACATCGCCGAGGCGAGCAAGGTCCGCATCGACCTGCGGTCCGGCCTCATCGACATCCCGACGCAGATGAGCGACATCGGCCAGGCCGTCGGCGTCGACCCGCTGCAATGGGTGCTCACCGGGGGCGAGGACCACGCGATCGTCGCGACGTTCCCGCCCGACGTGAAGCTGCCCGCCCGCTGGAAGGTCATCGGCGAGGTCCTCAACCCCTCCGCGCTGCCCACCGTCACCGTGGACGGCGCACCCTGGACCAGCAAGGGCGGCTGGGACCACTTCGGGGACGACCCCGCATGA
- a CDS encoding DUF4241 domain-containing protein, which yields MPMPAPDFSWHFTPGHTFVEESGTTGTLSVVAGGELWLHTGRVIACDPFVSLGAGEAEPFTADVAPGRYRVDAAVATLVRPGEPEADTPHLRVVAARLVIQDVPAVSWELALQPGQDLAELDDDEFFGYGVDAGTGCFYDAGSDGSFPDCEGDEGPLWEAFDTVPPSPGPHTVTDPASGHNLIAFSSGWGDGAYPTWIGRDEAGAITCFVTDFFVVPAEALVH from the coding sequence ATGCCCATGCCCGCCCCCGACTTCTCCTGGCACTTCACTCCGGGCCACACCTTCGTGGAGGAGTCCGGCACCACCGGCACGCTGTCCGTGGTGGCCGGCGGGGAGCTGTGGCTGCACACCGGCCGGGTCATCGCCTGCGACCCGTTCGTCTCACTCGGGGCCGGCGAGGCCGAGCCGTTCACGGCCGACGTCGCGCCGGGGCGGTACCGGGTGGACGCCGCGGTGGCCACCCTCGTGCGGCCGGGGGAGCCCGAGGCGGACACCCCGCACCTGCGGGTGGTCGCGGCGCGCCTCGTCATCCAGGACGTCCCCGCCGTCTCCTGGGAACTCGCGCTCCAGCCGGGCCAGGACCTCGCCGAGCTCGATGACGACGAGTTCTTCGGGTACGGCGTGGACGCGGGCACCGGGTGTTTCTACGACGCCGGGTCCGACGGGTCCTTCCCCGACTGCGAGGGCGACGAGGGCCCGCTCTGGGAGGCCTTCGACACCGTCCCGCCCTCACCCGGGCCGCACACCGTCACCGACCCCGCCTCCGGTCACAACCTGATCGCCTTCTCCTCCGGCTGGGGCGACGGCGCCTACCCCACCTGGATAGGCCGCGACGAGGCCGGCGCGATCACCTGCTTCGTCACCGACTTCTTCGTCGTCCCGGCCGAAGCACTGGTGCACTGA
- a CDS encoding Lrp/AsnC ligand binding domain-containing protein produces MVQAYILIQTEVGKASTVAEAIGKLTGVIQAEDVTGPYDVIVRAQAETVDELGRMVVAKVQQVDGITRTLTCPVVHL; encoded by the coding sequence GTGGTACAGGCGTACATCCTCATTCAGACCGAGGTGGGCAAGGCGTCGACAGTCGCCGAGGCCATCGGAAAGCTCACGGGGGTGATCCAGGCCGAAGACGTGACCGGACCGTACGACGTGATCGTGCGGGCGCAGGCCGAGACGGTTGACGAACTCGGTCGCATGGTGGTCGCCAAAGTCCAGCAAGTGGACGGCATCACCCGAACCCTGACCTGCCCGGTCGTTCATCTGTAG
- the cofC gene encoding 2-phospho-L-lactate guanylyltransferase: MAGDNETRRRPARSRRRPDGGDATNTATAARWSLVIPLKPLALAKSRLAAAVGGELRPRLALAFALDTVAAALDCPVVRDVAVVTNDPLAGAQLAALGARVVPDSPGAGLNPALAYGAYRVRARRPAAPVAALNADLPALRPADLGRVLAAAAAFPRAFLADAAGIGTTFLSALPGVDLNPYFGGPSRAAHSASGAAEILLDGVDSVRGDVDTGADLRAALALGVGPATAALRQALASVPGH; the protein is encoded by the coding sequence CTGGCGGGTGACAATGAAACCCGCCGCCGCCCGGCCCGATCAAGGCGGCGCCCGGACGGAGGGGACGCCACGAACACCGCCACAGCTGCCCGCTGGTCCCTCGTCATACCGCTGAAGCCCTTGGCGCTGGCCAAGAGCAGACTGGCGGCCGCCGTCGGCGGTGAGCTGCGGCCGCGGCTCGCCCTCGCGTTCGCGCTCGACACGGTGGCGGCCGCGCTCGACTGCCCGGTGGTGCGTGATGTGGCGGTCGTCACCAACGACCCGCTGGCCGGGGCGCAACTGGCCGCGCTCGGCGCGCGCGTCGTGCCCGACTCCCCCGGGGCGGGCCTCAACCCCGCGCTGGCGTACGGGGCGTACCGGGTGCGCGCCCGGCGCCCGGCGGCCCCGGTGGCGGCGTTGAACGCGGATCTGCCCGCGCTGCGCCCCGCGGACCTGGGCCGGGTGCTCGCCGCGGCGGCCGCATTTCCGCGGGCATTTCTCGCGGACGCGGCGGGAATCGGCACGACTTTTCTTTCGGCCCTGCCCGGCGTCGATTTGAATCCGTATTTCGGCGGTCCTTCCCGGGCCGCCCATTCGGCGTCGGGGGCCGCGGAAATCCTGCTCGACGGCGTCGATTCGGTGCGCGGTGACGTGGACACCGGCGCGGATCTGCGCGCCGCCCTGGCCCTGGGCGTGGGCCCGGCCACCGCCGCGCTGCGCCAGGCTCTGGCCTCCGTACCGGGGCACTAG
- a CDS encoding HU family DNA-binding protein, with the protein MNKAQLVEAIADKVGGRQQAADAVDAVLDAIVRAVVAGDRVSVTGFGSFEKVDRPARYARNPQTGERVRVKKTSVPRFRAGQGFKDLVAGSKKLPKNDVAVKKAPKGSLSGGASTRTTVKKAAAKKATAKKTTAAKKATAVKKTTAAKTTAAKKTTAKKATAKKTTATAAKTTAAKKTTAKKATAKKTAPAKKAVAKKAPAKKATARKTTAKKATARK; encoded by the coding sequence GTGAACAAGGCGCAGCTCGTAGAAGCGATTGCCGACAAGGTCGGCGGCCGTCAGCAGGCCGCGGACGCGGTTGACGCGGTGCTGGACGCGATCGTCCGCGCAGTCGTCGCCGGCGACCGCGTCTCGGTCACCGGTTTCGGCTCGTTCGAGAAGGTCGACCGCCCGGCCCGGTACGCCCGCAACCCGCAGACGGGTGAGCGTGTACGGGTCAAGAAGACCTCGGTTCCGCGCTTCCGCGCGGGCCAGGGCTTCAAGGACCTCGTCGCGGGCTCGAAGAAGCTCCCGAAGAACGACGTGGCCGTCAAGAAGGCCCCCAAGGGCAGCCTCTCGGGCGGCGCTTCCACCCGTACCACCGTCAAGAAGGCCGCGGCCAAGAAGGCCACCGCCAAGAAGACGACGGCCGCCAAGAAGGCCACCGCGGTGAAGAAGACCACCGCCGCGAAGACCACGGCGGCGAAGAAGACCACCGCCAAGAAGGCCACCGCCAAGAAGACCACGGCCACCGCCGCGAAGACCACGGCGGCGAAGAAGACGACCGCCAAGAAGGCCACCGCCAAGAAGACCGCGCCGGCCAAGAAGGCCGTCGCGAAGAAGGCGCCCGCGAAGAAGGCCACGGCGCGCAAGACCACCGCCAAGAAGGCCACCGCTCGCAAGTAG
- a CDS encoding D-alanine--D-alanine ligase family protein yields the protein MSSENLPQSPEKQLRKPRVAVVFGGRSSEHGISVVTAGAVLRAIDRTKYDVLPIGITTDGRWALTADEPERMAITDRRTPSVEDLAESSEGGVILPVDPASREVVYSEPGTVPKALGEVDVVFPVLHGPYGEDGTLQGLLELSGIPYVGAGVLASAVGQDKEYMKRVFTSFGLPVGPYLVVRPREWEQDEKSARQRIADFAGEHGWPLFIKPSRAGSSFGITKVDSFDGLDEAIAEARRHDPKFLVESLLRGREIECGVLEFEDGPRASVPAEIPPVTAHDFYDFEAKYIDSAAGIVPAPIGEEATAEVRRLAVEAFEAASCEGLVRADFFLQDNGEFVINEINTMPGFTPISMYPRMWQESGVDYAELVDRLLQAALRRPTGLR from the coding sequence ATGAGCAGCGAGAACCTCCCCCAGAGCCCTGAGAAGCAGCTCCGCAAGCCGCGGGTGGCCGTAGTGTTCGGCGGCCGCAGCTCCGAACACGGCATCTCGGTCGTCACCGCCGGTGCCGTGCTGCGCGCCATCGACCGTACGAAGTACGACGTGCTGCCCATCGGCATCACGACGGACGGCCGCTGGGCGCTCACCGCCGACGAACCCGAGCGGATGGCGATCACCGACCGCCGCACGCCCAGCGTCGAGGACCTCGCCGAGTCCTCCGAGGGCGGCGTGATCCTCCCCGTGGACCCGGCCAGCCGCGAAGTCGTCTACAGCGAGCCCGGAACGGTGCCCAAGGCACTGGGCGAGGTCGACGTGGTCTTCCCCGTGCTGCACGGCCCCTACGGCGAGGACGGCACCCTCCAGGGCCTCCTGGAGCTCTCCGGCATCCCCTACGTCGGTGCGGGCGTGCTCGCCTCGGCCGTCGGCCAGGACAAGGAGTACATGAAGCGCGTCTTCACCTCCTTCGGGCTGCCCGTGGGGCCCTACCTCGTGGTGCGCCCGCGCGAGTGGGAGCAGGACGAGAAGAGCGCCCGCCAGCGGATCGCGGACTTCGCAGGCGAGCACGGCTGGCCGCTGTTCATCAAGCCGTCCCGGGCCGGCTCCTCGTTCGGCATCACCAAGGTGGACTCCTTCGACGGCCTGGACGAGGCGATCGCCGAGGCCCGCCGCCACGACCCCAAGTTCCTCGTCGAGTCGCTGCTGCGCGGCCGCGAGATCGAGTGCGGGGTGCTGGAGTTCGAGGACGGACCGCGAGCCAGCGTGCCCGCCGAGATCCCGCCGGTGACCGCCCACGACTTCTACGACTTCGAGGCCAAGTACATCGACTCGGCGGCCGGGATCGTGCCCGCCCCGATCGGCGAGGAAGCCACCGCCGAGGTGCGGCGCCTGGCCGTCGAGGCCTTCGAGGCGGCGTCCTGCGAGGGGCTGGTCCGCGCGGACTTCTTCCTCCAGGACAACGGCGAGTTCGTCATCAACGAGATCAACACGATGCCGGGGTTCACGCCGATCTCGATGTACCCGCGGATGTGGCAGGAGAGCGGCGTCGACTACGCCGAGCTCGTCGACCGCCTCCTCCAGGCGGCGCTGCGCAGGCCGACGGGGCTGCGCTAG
- the leuD gene encoding 3-isopropylmalate dehydratase small subunit codes for MEAFTTHTGRAVPLRRSNVDTDQIIPAHWLKKVTRDGFEDGLFEAWRKDPEFVLNKPERKGATVLVAGPDFGTGSSREHAVWALQNYGFKTVISSRFADIFRGNSLKNGLLTVVLDQKVVDALWELTERDPSAEITVDLQDRQVRAEGVTADFELDENARWRLLNGLDDISITLQNEPDIATYEGRRPSFKPSTIQA; via the coding sequence ATGGAAGCATTCACCACGCACACCGGCCGGGCGGTACCGCTGCGGCGCTCCAACGTCGACACCGACCAGATCATCCCGGCCCACTGGCTGAAGAAGGTCACCCGGGACGGCTTCGAGGACGGGCTCTTCGAGGCCTGGCGCAAGGACCCCGAGTTCGTCCTGAACAAGCCCGAGCGCAAGGGCGCCACGGTTTTGGTGGCCGGACCGGACTTCGGTACCGGCTCCTCCCGCGAGCACGCGGTGTGGGCGCTGCAGAACTACGGCTTCAAAACCGTGATCTCGTCCCGCTTCGCCGACATCTTCCGCGGCAACTCGCTGAAGAACGGGCTGCTCACCGTAGTTCTCGACCAGAAAGTCGTGGACGCGCTGTGGGAGCTGACCGAGCGCGACCCGAGCGCCGAAATCACCGTTGACCTGCAGGACCGCCAGGTTCGCGCGGAAGGCGTCACGGCCGACTTCGAACTCGACGAAAACGCCCGCTGGCGGCTTCTGAACGGCCTGGACGACATCTCGATCACGCTCCAGAACGAGCCCGACATCGCCACCTACGAGGGGCGCCGGCCCTCCTTCAAGCCCAGCACGATCCAGGCCTGA
- a CDS encoding DUF3515 family protein, translated as MTFSRRRPLLVLSAVAVLAAAGCSSSDATAKVAVPTPSAKDAAACAALDKLLPDTVAGQKRHDPTPKSPLTARWGDGDAEIVLRCGIPRGDEMNDPKSNGVQVNGVWWVVFPRSEGPRFVTAYREPYIELLTGTRYAHDASVLQAFGAPVVKATKSL; from the coding sequence GTGACTTTCTCTCGCCGCCGGCCGCTTCTCGTCCTGTCCGCGGTCGCCGTCCTGGCGGCCGCGGGCTGTTCTTCGTCCGACGCCACCGCGAAGGTGGCGGTTCCCACCCCGTCCGCGAAGGACGCGGCCGCCTGCGCGGCGCTGGACAAGCTTCTGCCCGACACCGTGGCCGGGCAGAAGCGGCACGACCCCACCCCAAAGTCGCCGCTGACGGCCCGGTGGGGGGACGGGGACGCGGAGATCGTACTGCGCTGCGGGATTCCGCGGGGTGACGAGATGAACGACCCCAAGTCCAACGGAGTTCAGGTGAACGGGGTCTGGTGGGTCGTGTTCCCGCGCTCCGAGGGCCCCCGGTTCGTCACCGCCTACCGGGAGCCCTACATCGAGCTCCTGACGGGGACGCGGTACGCGCACGACGCGTCCGTGCTCCAGGCGTTCGGCGCCCCCGTCGTCAAGGCCACCAAGAGCCTCTAG
- a CDS encoding lysophospholipid acyltransferase family protein — protein sequence MSRRRIGFWYRLAAVISKPPLVVLFKRDWQGMENIPADGGFITAINHNSYLDMFSYGHFQYNTGRVPRFLAKAALFKTPGVGILLRGTAQIPVYRESTNAVGAFRAAVDAVERGECVAFYPEGTLTRDPGQWPMTAKTGVARAALMTRAPVIPIAQWGANLAMPPYAKENKVRFFPRKTLQVKAGPPVDLDRFYDKEPTPEVLKEVTEVIMASITGLLEELRGEKAPEKPYDLREVRARQRREAAGEGTK from the coding sequence GTGTCCCGCCGCAGAATCGGCTTCTGGTACCGCCTGGCGGCGGTCATCTCAAAACCGCCGCTGGTCGTTCTGTTCAAGCGGGACTGGCAGGGAATGGAGAACATTCCGGCCGACGGCGGATTCATCACCGCCATCAATCACAACTCGTATCTGGACATGTTCTCCTACGGGCATTTCCAATACAACACCGGCCGCGTGCCCCGATTCCTGGCGAAGGCCGCGCTTTTCAAGACGCCGGGTGTCGGGATCCTGCTGCGCGGTACCGCCCAGATTCCCGTCTACCGCGAGTCGACCAACGCCGTCGGCGCCTTCCGCGCCGCCGTTGACGCCGTGGAGCGCGGTGAATGCGTCGCCTTCTACCCCGAAGGCACCCTCACCCGCGACCCGGGCCAGTGGCCGATGACCGCGAAGACCGGAGTCGCGCGGGCCGCGCTGATGACGAGGGCACCCGTCATCCCGATCGCCCAGTGGGGCGCCAACTTGGCGATGCCGCCGTACGCCAAGGAGAACAAGGTCCGCTTCTTCCCGCGCAAGACGCTCCAGGTGAAGGCCGGTCCGCCGGTGGACCTGGACCGGTTCTACGACAAGGAGCCGACGCCGGAGGTCCTCAAGGAGGTCACCGAGGTCATCATGGCCTCGATCACCGGCCTCCTGGAGGAGTTGCGGGGCGAGAAGGCCCCCGAGAAGCCGTACGATCTGCGCGAAGTCCGCGCGCGGCAGCGCCGCGAGGCCGCCGGGGAGGGCACCAAGTGA
- a CDS encoding HAD family hydrolase encodes MAIRAVLWDIDDTIFDYATASRSGMRAHLDIEGLPRAYDCLEKALDSWDEFTAYHWARFAAGETDWEGQRRDRVRSFLDEPMSDERAEAWFERHVAHYEAAWSLFPDTLPVLDVLADDYRHAVLSNSSLRNQDRKLRILGVRDRFEALLCAAELGVAKPEAGAFHAGCEALGLSPAEVAYVGDQPDIDARGADKAGLKGVWLDRSGTGGRPELVRITGLDQLPDLLRRDTRFGAPDTFG; translated from the coding sequence ATGGCCATCCGCGCCGTCCTCTGGGACATCGACGACACGATCTTCGACTACGCCACGGCCTCCCGCTCCGGCATGCGGGCGCACCTCGACATCGAAGGCCTGCCCCGCGCGTACGACTGTCTGGAGAAGGCCCTCGACAGCTGGGACGAGTTCACCGCGTACCACTGGGCGCGGTTCGCGGCCGGGGAGACCGACTGGGAAGGGCAGCGGCGCGACCGGGTCCGGTCGTTCCTGGACGAGCCCATGAGCGACGAGCGTGCCGAGGCCTGGTTCGAGCGGCACGTGGCGCACTACGAAGCGGCCTGGAGTCTGTTCCCGGACACCCTGCCCGTTCTCGACGTACTCGCCGACGACTACCGGCACGCCGTCCTGTCCAACTCCTCCCTGCGCAACCAGGACCGGAAGCTGCGGATCCTGGGCGTGCGGGACCGCTTCGAGGCGCTCTTGTGCGCCGCCGAACTGGGCGTCGCCAAACCGGAGGCCGGCGCCTTCCACGCCGGGTGCGAGGCGCTCGGGCTCTCCCCGGCGGAGGTCGCATACGTCGGCGACCAGCCGGACATCGACGCACGCGGGGCTGACAAGGCGGGGCTCAAGGGGGTCTGGCTCGACCGGTCCGGGACCGGCGGACGGCCCGAGCTCGTCCGCATCACCGGGCTCGATCAGCTCCCTGACCTCCTGCGCCGCGATACCCGTTTTGGAGCGCCGGACACCTTCGGGTAA
- a CDS encoding NAD(P)H-dependent glycerol-3-phosphate dehydrogenase — MTHGTTKAAVFGTGSWGTAFAIVLADAGCEVTLWARRPELVEAVNSTRTNPDYLPGIELPASVRATTDPAEAAAGADFTVLAVPSQTLRDNLAAWAPLLAPDTVLVSLMKGVELGTAKRMSEVIAEVAKVSEDRVAVVTGPNLAKEIAKRMPAAAVVACRDELVAQRLQAACHTPYFRPYTNTDVVGCELGGAVKNVIGLAVGIADGMGLGDNAKGSLITRGLAETTRLGLAMGADPLTFSGLAGLGDLVATCSSPLSRNHTFGTNLGKGMTLQETIAVTKQTAEGVKSCESVRDLARRHGVDMPITETVVDIVHEGKPPVVALKELMSRSAKAERR; from the coding sequence GTGACACACGGCACCACCAAGGCAGCGGTGTTCGGGACCGGTTCGTGGGGCACGGCGTTCGCCATCGTCCTCGCCGACGCGGGCTGCGAGGTGACCCTCTGGGCCCGCCGGCCCGAGCTCGTCGAAGCGGTCAACTCCACGCGCACCAACCCGGACTACCTGCCGGGCATCGAACTGCCCGCGTCCGTACGGGCCACGACCGATCCGGCCGAGGCCGCGGCCGGCGCCGACTTCACCGTCCTCGCCGTGCCCTCCCAGACGCTGCGCGACAACCTCGCCGCCTGGGCGCCCCTGCTGGCCCCCGACACCGTGCTCGTCTCCCTGATGAAGGGCGTGGAACTCGGCACCGCCAAGCGGATGAGCGAGGTCATCGCCGAGGTCGCCAAGGTCTCCGAGGACCGCGTCGCGGTGGTCACCGGGCCCAACCTCGCCAAGGAGATCGCCAAGCGGATGCCGGCCGCGGCCGTCGTCGCCTGCCGCGACGAGTTGGTCGCCCAGCGCCTCCAGGCCGCCTGCCACACCCCGTACTTCCGCCCGTACACCAACACCGACGTCGTGGGCTGCGAACTGGGCGGCGCCGTCAAGAACGTCATCGGTCTCGCCGTCGGCATCGCCGACGGCATGGGGCTCGGCGACAACGCCAAGGGCTCGCTCATCACCCGCGGCCTCGCCGAAACGACCCGGCTCGGCCTCGCGATGGGCGCGGACCCGCTGACGTTCTCCGGCCTCGCCGGCCTCGGCGACCTCGTCGCCACCTGCTCCTCGCCGCTCTCGCGCAACCACACCTTCGGCACCAACCTCGGCAAGGGCATGACCCTGCAGGAGACGATCGCCGTCACCAAGCAGACCGCCGAGGGCGTCAAGTCCTGCGAATCCGTACGGGATCTGGCCCGCAGGCACGGGGTGGACATGCCCATCACGGAGACCGTCGTCGACATCGTCCACGAGGGGAAGCCGCCGGTCGTCGCCCTCAAGGAGCTGATGTCGCGCAGCGCCAAGGCCGAGCGGCGCTGA
- the leuC gene encoding 3-isopropylmalate dehydratase large subunit gives MGRTLAEKVWDDHVVRRAEGEPDLLFIDLHLLHEVTSPQAFDGLRKNGRQVRRLDLTIATEDHNTPTIDIDKPIADPVSRVQLETLRKNCAEFGVRLHPLGDVEQGVVHVVGPQLGLTQPGTTVVCGDSHTSTHGAFGALAFGIGTSQVEHVLATQTLPLAPFKTMAITVDGELPDGVTAKDLILAIIARIGTGGGQGYVLEYRGSAIEKLSMEARMTICNMSIEAGARAGMIAPDRTTFDYLEGRAHAPKGADWDAAVAYWKTLKTDEDAVFDAEVVIKADELSPFVTWGTNPGQGAPLSAEVPDPASYEDASERLAAEKALEYMGLTAGQPLRDINVDTVFVGSCTNGRIEDLRNAAAVIEGRKVADGVRMLVVPGSVRVALQAMDEGLDKVFTAAGAEWRHAGCSMCLGMNPDQLAPGERSASTSNRNFEGRQGKGGRTHLVSPQVAAATAVLGHLASPADLSDARTPAGV, from the coding sequence ATGGGTAGGACACTCGCGGAGAAGGTCTGGGACGACCATGTCGTCAGGCGAGCCGAGGGCGAGCCCGACCTCCTCTTCATCGATCTCCACCTGCTGCACGAGGTGACCAGCCCGCAGGCCTTCGACGGTCTGCGCAAGAACGGCCGCCAGGTGCGCAGGCTCGACCTCACCATCGCCACCGAGGACCACAACACCCCGACCATCGACATCGACAAGCCGATTGCCGACCCGGTCTCGCGCGTCCAGCTGGAGACGCTGCGCAAGAACTGCGCCGAGTTCGGGGTGCGGCTGCACCCGCTGGGCGATGTCGAGCAGGGCGTCGTCCACGTGGTGGGACCGCAGCTGGGCCTGACCCAGCCCGGCACCACCGTGGTCTGTGGCGACTCGCACACCTCCACCCACGGCGCCTTCGGCGCGCTGGCCTTCGGCATCGGCACCTCGCAGGTCGAGCACGTGCTCGCCACCCAGACGCTGCCGCTGGCCCCGTTCAAGACGATGGCCATCACCGTCGACGGCGAACTGCCCGACGGCGTCACCGCCAAGGACCTGATCCTCGCCATCATCGCGCGGATCGGCACCGGCGGCGGCCAGGGCTACGTCCTGGAGTACCGCGGCTCCGCCATCGAGAAGCTGTCGATGGAAGCCCGCATGACCATCTGCAACATGTCGATCGAGGCCGGTGCCCGCGCGGGCATGATCGCCCCGGACCGCACCACGTTCGACTACCTGGAGGGCCGCGCCCACGCCCCCAAGGGCGCGGACTGGGACGCGGCGGTCGCCTACTGGAAGACCCTGAAGACGGACGAGGACGCGGTCTTCGACGCCGAGGTCGTCATCAAGGCCGACGAGCTCTCGCCGTTCGTCACCTGGGGCACCAACCCCGGCCAGGGCGCCCCGCTGTCGGCCGAGGTCCCCGACCCTGCTTCGTACGAGGACGCTTCGGAGCGCCTGGCCGCCGAAAAGGCCCTGGAATACATGGGGTTGACCGCCGGGCAGCCGCTGCGCGACATCAACGTCGACACCGTCTTCGTAGGTTCGTGCACCAACGGCCGCATCGAGGACCTGCGCAACGCGGCCGCCGTCATCGAGGGCCGCAAAGTCGCCGACGGCGTACGGATGCTGGTCGTCCCGGGCTCGGTCCGAGTCGCCCTGCAAGCCATGGACGAGGGCCTGGACAAGGTGTTCACGGCCGCCGGCGCCGAATGGCGGCACGCGGGCTGCTCGATGTGCCTGGGCATGAACCCGGACCAGCTGGCCCCCGGTGAGCGCTCCGCGTCCACCTCCAACCGCAACTTCGAGGGCAGGCAGGGCAAGGGCGGCCGCACCCACCTGGTTTCGCCCCAGGTCGCCGCCGCGACCGCGGTTCTCGGCCATCTGGCCTCGCCTGCCGACCTCTCCGACGCCCGTACGCCCGCTGGAGTCTGA
- the ndgR gene encoding IclR family transcriptional regulator NdgR, translating to MDNSSGVGVLDKAALVLSALESGPATLAGLVAATGLARPTAHRLAVALEHHRMVARDMQGRFILGPRLAELAAAAGEDRLLATAGPVLTHLRDVTGESAQLYRRQGDMRICVAAAERLSGLRDTVPVGSTLTMKAGSSAQILMAWEEPERLHRGLQGARFTATALSGVRRRGWAQSIGEREPGVASVSAPVRGPSNRVVAAVSVSGPIERLTRHPGRMHAQAVIDAAGRLSEALRRNG from the coding sequence ATGGACAACTCTAGCGGCGTAGGCGTTCTGGACAAGGCTGCCCTTGTCCTGAGCGCTCTGGAGTCCGGTCCGGCCACCCTCGCAGGTCTGGTCGCGGCCACTGGGCTCGCACGACCCACGGCACACCGCCTCGCCGTGGCACTGGAACACCACCGGATGGTGGCTCGGGACATGCAGGGCCGTTTCATTCTCGGCCCCCGGCTCGCGGAGCTCGCGGCAGCGGCGGGCGAGGACCGCCTGCTGGCCACGGCCGGGCCCGTACTGACGCATCTGCGCGATGTGACGGGCGAGAGCGCCCAGCTCTATCGCCGGCAGGGCGACATGCGGATCTGCGTGGCGGCCGCCGAGCGCCTCTCCGGCCTGCGCGACACCGTGCCGGTCGGCTCCACGCTGACGATGAAGGCCGGCTCGTCCGCCCAGATCCTGATGGCCTGGGAGGAGCCGGAGCGCCTGCACCGCGGCCTCCAGGGCGCCCGCTTCACGGCGACGGCCCTCTCCGGCGTGCGCCGCAGGGGCTGGGCCCAGTCGATCGGCGAGCGCGAGCCGGGCGTGGCCTCGGTGTCGGCGCCGGTGCGCGGCCCGTCGAACCGGGTGGTGGCCGCCGTATCGGTCTCCGGCCCCATCGAGCGCCTGACCCGGCACCCGGGCCGGATGCACGCCCAGGCTGTCATCGACGCCGCCGGGCGCCTGTCCGAGGCCCTGCGCCGCAACGGCTGA